The following proteins come from a genomic window of Gossypium raimondii isolate GPD5lz chromosome 5, ASM2569854v1, whole genome shotgun sequence:
- the LOC105766322 gene encoding zingipain-2, whose protein sequence is MSLIHAFLFLIFGTLASLAMSRTIYEASVVDKHEQWMVDYGRKYESKLEKEKRLNVFKENLEYIESFNNGGNRSFKLSLNEFADMTQDEFIAAHTGYKMQDNPIMPESTSFRYENVSDVPTNFDWRDQGAVTPIKNQGQCGCCWAFSAVAAVEGIIQIKTGKLISLSEQQLLDCSTNGGNQGCSGGWMMNAFEYISQNQGITTEESYPYQQMQETCDTQKNKVATINGYQMVPQNDEEALLKAVTNQPVSVALDGYGQSFQFYKGGVFTGDCSNELTHAVTIVGYGTSEEGLNYWLIKNSWGETWGENGYMRIQRDVNTPGGLCGIAMKASYPIA, encoded by the exons ATGAGTTTAATCCAtgcctttttgtttttaatttttgggacATTGGCATCTCTTGCTATGTCCCGAACAATCTATGAAGCCTCTGTTGTTGATAAACATGAGCAATGGATGGTTGATTATGGTCGAAAATATGAGAGCAAATTAGAGAAGGAGAAGCGTCTTAATGTATTCAAAGAGAATTTGGAATACATTGAGAGCTTCAACAATGGTGGAAATAGAAGTTTTAAGTTAAGCCTGAATGAATTTGCAGACATGACACAAGATGAATTCATTGCAGCTCACACTGGATACAAGATGCAAGACAACCCCATAATGCCTGAGTCAACGTCGTTCAGGTATGAGAACGTATCAGATGTTCCGACAAACTTTGATTGGAGGGACCAAGGTGCAGTCACTCCTATTAAGAATCAAGGTCAATGTG GATGTTGTTGGGCATTTTCAGCAGTGGCAGCCGTTGAAGGGATAATCCAAATCAAAACTGGTAAATTAATCTCATTATCTGAGCAACAACTGTTGGATTGCAGCACAAATGGAGGAAACCAAGGTTGTAGTGGAGGATGGATGATGAATGCTTTTGAATACATCAGCCAAAACCAAGGAATAACCACCGAAGAAAGCTACCCATATCAGCAAATGCAAGAAACTTGCGACACACAGAAAAACAAAGTTGCCACCATCAATGGCTATCAAATGGTGCCTCAAAACGACGAAGAAGCATTACTTAAGGCCGTCACAAATCAACCGGTCTCGGTGGCACTCGATGGATATGGACAATCCTTTCAGTTTTACAAAGGTGGAGTGTTTACAGGAGATTGTAGCAATGAGCTCACCCATGCAGTCACCATTGTTGGATATGGGACAAGTGAAGAAGGTTTAAACTATTGGTTGATTAAGAATTCATGGGGAGAAACTTGGGGTGAAAATGGGTATATGAGGATTCAAAGGGATGTGAATACACCAGGTGGGTTATGTGGCATCGCCATGAAAGCTTCGTATCCAATTGCATAA
- the LOC105766320 gene encoding ervatamin-B, producing MMSLIHVFLFLIFGTLASLAMSRTIHETFIVDKHEEWMVDYNRKYESKLEKEKRLNIFKENLEYIESFNNGGNRSFKLSPNEFADMTQDEFIAAHTGYKMQGNPTLSESTSFMYENVSDVPTNLDWRVQGAVTPVKFQGQCGCCWAFSAVAAIEGIVQIKTGSLISLSEQQLLDCSTDGGNRGCDGGRMVNAFEYVIRNQGITTEESYPYQETQETCDTEKQINKVATINEYQMVPENDEEALLKVVASQPVSVAIEGHGQDFRFYSGGVFTGDCGNALSHAVTVVGYGTSEEGLNYWLVKNSWGETWGEKGYIRIQRDANTPGGLCGIAMKASYPVM from the exons ATGATGAGTTTAATCCAcgtctttttgtttttaatttttgggacATTGGCATCTCTTGCCATGTCCCGAACAATCCATGAAACCTTCATTGTTGACAAACATGAGGAATGGATGGTTGATTATAATCGAAAATATGAGAGCAAATTAGAGAAGGAGAAGCGTCTTAATATATTCAAGGAAAACTTGGAATATATTGAGAGCTTCAACAATGGCGGAAATAGGAGTTTTAAGTTAAGTCCCAATGAATTTGCAGACATGACACAAGATGAATTCATTGCAGCTCATACTGGATACAAGATGCAAGGCAATCCCACACTGTCCGAATCAACATCTTTTATGTATGAAAACGTCTCAGATGTTCCAACAAACTTGGATTGGAGGGTCCAAGGTGCTGTCACTCCTGTTAAGTTTCAAGGTCAATGTG GATGTTGTTGGGCATTTTCAGCAGTGGCAGCCATTGAAGGGATAGTCCAAATCAAAACTGGTAGTTTAATCTCATTATCTGAACAACAATTGTTGGATTGCAGCACAGATGGAGGAAACAGAGGTTGCGATGGTGGACGAATGGTAAATGCTTTCGAATACGTTATCCGAAACCAAGGAATAACTACTGAAGAGAGCTACCCATATCAAGAAACACAAGAAACTTGCGACACTGAGAAACAGATAAACAAAGTTGCCACCATCAATGAATATCAAATGGTGCCTGAAAACGACGAAGAAGCGTTGCTTAAGGTCGTCGCAAGTCAACCTGTCTCAGTTGCAATCGAAGGCCATGGACAAGACTTTCGGTTTTACAGCGGGGGAGTGTTTACCGGAGATTGTGGCAATGCTCTCTCCCATGCAGTCACCGTTGTCGGATACGGAACAAGTGAAGAAGGTTTAAACTACTGGCTGGTTAAGAATTCATGGGGAGAAACTTGGGGTGAAAAAGGATATATTAGGATTCAAAGGGACGCGAATACACCAGGTGGCTTATGTGGTATCGCCATGAAAGCTTCGTATCCCGTtatgtaa